atgttgtggcaaaattcaaaactgaccacgtgcAAGACATCATAGGGTGTGCAGCGTACACATTTTGAAGaacggaatttcacaagttctttgacaagatgaAGGTAATTGATCTGTCCATTGCTCAATATCTATAGGGAATTTTCTTTGAAAGGAGGAGTAgtgcttattttcctggtaaccgatacaatatcatgacgagtaactacgcagaaagctttaacaataagaccaaggaggcaaggagctttccagtcgccacttttcttgaattcataagattcactcttcagtcttggttagcatatagacgtgaaagagctgcaaaagcaacaactgtgttatcacctgagatggaaaaagatttgaagcaaataggtgataaagcaatttttttagatgtccaagtccttggtcatcacgaatttcttgtggtcgatggaaatggtgatggtgaggtgaacttggccacaaaatcatgctcttgtggcatgttccaaaccattgggataccctgtgtacatgcttttgctgcagccagaaaaagaagcataaacatttactcattgtgttccccttactatagaatcgaggcattgaaggaaacttataaagatactatttaccctattgggaacgaggatgaatgggtaattcctgatcacatcagagatacggttgtcgacgtccccgttgagaaaacccctataggaaggcccaggaagcagaaagtgggtaggcgaaagacaaatcgctatgcttcacgcggggaaaagattgtcaagccatgtaagtgtagcagatgtggtggtagtgggcacaataggaagtcatgtaaggctaggatttaaaatattgtattatgtaattatttaattgattttgctgcatttattatatgaagtacttcttctaatactttgttggtttggatatcgaggcagacacattatgtgaatttagtactttttatttaataactttttcaaaaaatattgtttgataaaaaaataatatacaaaactaactatatgctatactatacaagatgtgtaagacaaaaatataaagagcatcacggggacaaattctgatagaataggtccacacaccacttggtcctgaaatgctggatgttctcatcgataacggtatcgagtggtagcctggtaaccagatgctcgatatgtttgatgggaaacataccacaatccccactgcatataatcgattttgtgtcaataaaagataaaaataactttaattttcagatttcaaaatacactaattaaataggggaataccttgtcttagtctgaggacactcctccggaggaatacgacaatatgaaaaaggctttgcattctgctcaggatatacctggaggtcctcatggtcgttaaacatgccagaacaccataacaacgaaggcaacaataagcaccaatgcttgatcgcttcctccatcagagtgggactgagcacgctatggttggaatcataaatgttgatgcaccacgttggaatggagacttcaatggcgatccaatgtgcgactttctcgacgtgcaaggaaaaatatacttcactcacatttttccatgatacaaggaattgattatcatcgcccttcaacattctcagcacatcgtcgtcccatgtatacttagtgccgATCTCtttgaaatgattccaacgacctaggcacacctgggggaaggtggtgttcatgatcgcagcatcctgccgaaatgcaacatggtaaaagtggcgtcggcggcgtagcatgtgcaaagcaGCATCAATATGCTAAAAGAACATGAAAATttgttagtaccatcaatatattttcagattgaattgaaaacatgaatgtaatttatataccgaatcccaaagccaagtctggactgtgtgcaactgcaagaaccatgccacaccgtgcaTCCCAGTATAAGCGTTTCGGTCTCTCTTGTTGTCGATCTtcccgatgatccacttatggaagctctctcctgctgtgggtcacacttcctcagtggttcagcaactagcccctATTTATCTAGTCTGATCTTCtttgttgggtcggtgaagtcatcaaaacgcttgggcatgcgtttcttcctgacaacttcaatgccagctgcctcctcgggctgtagtactcgtacactgggactgtcagcaTCACTGACAACTACAGATGTatgggcctgtggagtggagggttgatcaccgcgctcgtagtctgcaggcaagatatcagactctgtatctgattttacgtcggtggatcgacctgagaccagtgaaagcagctgcaccaactgagccatgatcgtggtctgattctgtagtaaggttgcctggccctcctcaaccctcttgagcctctgcatcaattgctcataagcaggctgggcaacctgactagatgaagctgcacaggcctgtgaagtgccctcctcaaccctcgggacatcctcataaaaaatggaggcttcctttgcaacttttgATAGCTGCTCTACCTCCTTCTCAGGTACCACTATTGCCTCCGCTGTAgtcccagcctcccccacagTTGATTCTAACccagggaataacctggaatcaacttctgggaggctattgtagtagactacctcactgGGATGTGGCTTCAACATGggaaataccactaactgcatggttgaataacatgtgtcaggaaaactttaataaaataaatcgttaatcaattaatctgtgacatttaacaagataaaatggaacttactcgacggttggtgaatataggaaccaacagagctgtcgaaatagtaatatcagtcttcgtagcccaACTAAGCCTCGGAATCTgattcccactgttctcaccgaacttactcctgagagaaggcatggcctcaaaagcccagtaaagaagcgcgggtgcatagcaattgaaactatacttcgcctccttctgttttttgcttgacccctctttcttcttctcttcatagtgtttcaattgcttcttcatgtccttctgaactcctttgctaaccttcttaaatgacaatttcccccatggatacttgaaaaagtaatcaatatcctcaaccatcctcagggaatctccccatatcgtcgttgtcttctctggggcattcagtaccccctctatcaaatagcacaaacctagcttaaatgcatcttctgggtttgtggaggccttcaatgcatcttccaactgaccaaaactaaccttcgaatcaccattaaaatcacttgaaagatgctcttccAACTCATCTGGGGACagtgatttcccaaaatttagcatggtaactagggcaaactctgcaataccaaatctacacaTAGTGTTGTCCAggtagaactgaccctcttcaggcttcttgctttctaccttatgcaacattagctgatgcagcagaaccccagTAAAACTAAACAGCTTcgccttaaagaactgtcccaacgggcatgcctgtgccctttcaataagaccatgcctctgaaactgctctataagggtatccaagtaggcactacccctataagtgacacggccaggaaagtgcttctccaacggcacaataaggtcaggcatttgggaatttttttttttttaaatgtaaaacaatctggtcACTATCGAGGCagttactatcgaggcctatcgagtcccatcgaggcagAAACTattgagtcctatcgaggcctatcgaggtgggttctaaaaaatcacaaagaataatatcatcgtgttactatcgagtcctatcgaggcctatcgattcctatcgaggtaggcctaaaaatcccaaagccccGTATCATCGAGTCCTTTCGATTCCTATCAAGGTAGgccctaaaaatcccaaagccccatatcatcgagtcctatcgaggtaggccctaaaaatcccaaagcctaACATTTCATCGAGTCCcattgaggcctatcgaggcacagtCAAATCGAAtccctatcgagtcctatcgatttctatcgagttgcatgaaaaatatcaaaaaaaacccagatttcttcattccctAGCCCCGATCTAttctatgaacaaaaatcaacaaaaaaaaaaccaggcacatacacatattgtAGATTAAAAAtgaaatccctcaccttcgctttctttggggttgtttcctaaaagtttggtcggcttgctcgacgttttctccttccccttctccgatCATCAACTCCGACCCTTTGGGAGCCCTTGTTTGTGGTTGTGGAAGACAATGAAGGTTGGGTTCTACGGATTCAATCGAGGCCTATCAATTTCAAAGTTTGCTTGGTTCAGGAATTTGGAGGAGAATacggagagtttgagaaaattatgtcaggggtattttgggtagtaacgtcattagtagcaccaaaacgaGAGTCATATAGAGATAGAGTATTTTTTAAATGTagtcacttattgcattaaaactcaaatttccctaaaaatattgataaattttaataatagttaaaaaaaaaagtcaacatAATAAAAGtagaataaagaaaaagaaatgtaTAGTAGCaagaagacaaaaaaaaaatcacatttggTAATAGTATAGATTTTCTGTTATCTTTTTCTTGTCTTTAGAACCCCTCCtttttatctttaaaatatcatatttatagaaATATCTCAAATTtcttttaacttttcaaattaaaatCTACAATTTGACAATTACTCCAACTGTTCTCTATTTACCTCTATTTTTTAATCCACCATTTTTGTAAATAGATGcctcattcaattttttttttctttttaataattCTTATTTAAGTTTCATTTAGTACAAAATTAGCCTATTGTAaagaaattatataaaaaaatatattcatatactcatactttatcaaaataataaaaagactaATATATATCTCCCtatttttttcaacaaaaaaatTCAATCGCAAAATTTATAttcttataaaaatatatatataatctgcAAATTACAATATTTTTTACTTTCGTATTTGTAGaaagttaaaatatatataaaacaatattGATAATTTATTGCATACTAGtgctttagtttatttgtatgtaaaaaaatataattttattgttgAGTAATAATTAATAAGGACActtccttaaaaaaaaattagtaaagacATTTGTGTAAATtcataacaaatatatttttcaaaaactAACTAATTAAGAAGGGTCTAAAgagaaaaggaaaataaaagtgtgaatatatatatatatttatttatatattgtaaGTACTCGGAGAAATAAAAATCTcacataatttttattattattctatTTTATTCCATTAATTTGTTTAGGGTAATAAAATTGAATATATTTTCATTTCATTCGCTTAATTAGTTgtaaattataatattaaaatatcattctgttgacgcggttcttcggcaacagataattaatagaataaagagcggGATTAGtactaaataatgaaccgtaatagatgaatgatctcaaaataaaatgatatcacgaatacttttttaggtggttcaaaaattaaaatctttctagtccaccagccactaTTATTGATATCTTTATGATATTCTTTATAGGATATTTATTTTCAGATTAGAATCCAACCTtttgcaactcccaaggtctccatatttatagggagagggcacctagggttggcaagggaggtcttcccgtgaccttcttacccattaTGGTActttctgtgacattcatgattaattcctaaaacctgacaatgaagtgtggtctaatcaataggtaagggggataatgggctgcacggcccaactcagtcgtgggtgcctgaacacgcacgtttatgctgcgtgttcgagaattcagggatgggtCAGACACATGATGTCCGATATATgtacgtttacattgcgtggttgactttataaggggtcagaggtgccaactcaagctcgcacctcgagcttgatgtagtctcagctcgtggtgtccatacttctgacccgactccttagtaatctcattaagcctttggttacctcaagctaaagaggtaggacctggtaacagcagctccgggtacgtggcattcacgtggctgatataattatacTCTTTCTTAGCTTGCTAATAGCCCATGAATATTTAGGACGTGCACATTccatttcaaattatttttttaccGAAATGGTAGAATGATTATTCTATTAAAAAAAGACATttcaatatattataaaaaaatatttatatatttattacttatatcattttttattctatttcattctcattctttttttcttttcatttctctattttcaTTACTACCAACCAAATACCTTTAAAAAATTTGGCTTTCTAGCACCATGTAATAAAATGCTCAAAATGTGGATCCCCTCCAACAAAAGACATCCTCATTCTTTCCAAGATAGAATTATAAGCTCTGGTAAAAAGTAATTCAAGGACCATAATCTTGGATGATATCTTTAAAAGTCATATCCAAATTAAATTTGTGTACTTCTCTGGGACCAACTAGAACTAGTCATTTAAACATTAATCCCAATTTTAAGGGTAGATTAGCATTTCTGTATAATATGTAATAAAAAGCAATTAAATAACACAACACAGGTAATAATACAAGATAAGATCATAAAGCATTACTTTAGATTAAAAAAAGAAAACTTTGAAAAGTTTCCGCATGTTTTTACTAGCAATATTTCAGGATCCAATTCTTGATGCTTAGTGAAGAAAATAGAAGCAAAAAGAAGTTCAATTATTTTGTAACGagtcttctcttttttttttgtcaatatttgtatatatttttttgtgtggaaaatatatatttaaatgctaataaatattaaatacttcaaagaataaaaaaaaatattggcaGTACTAACTATACTTTGGAAGAATGGTATAAGGTCTTCATCCTAACTTACATAGAATATTATACAATTAAATGGAACTTTCCTTTGCCTCACATAATTGAAAAACAATTAGGATATGTGATatcttattattgattttattagaaaaatagaCCTTTCAAGTAAGGATTAAAAAAAACATGTTGCTTAGGAGGCGATATttctttataaataattaaatgcatGTTCATGAGCATGTGTCTCACCCAAAATTTCTCAACGCTCTTCTCACATCTTCTCTTGTTCACTAGTTGATTTACTCACACACAAGTCTTCACCTTTcgattttattattttgtattagtTGTATAATATTTGTCAATATGGGATAAAAGGAAAATatacaaatttatatatatatatatatttatatgtccaCATTCATCTAAAGGAGAGTGCTCTTTTTGCTTGGTTAAGTTAAAGTGATTTTAGCCTTAAAAGAATAAACCACTTCTTTATAATGAATAACAAACTATTATAACTTTTTATGATGAGTTTTCTGGTTTAGTCAAAaggattccccccccccccccccccccccctcccccccttttcttttctttctttttctttttcttttaaagaaataaatatatttatataattctaATAGTTACAACTAATAATAAGTTCAGCTTCCAAATCACTCCAAGATTCAACTAAATTGCCTTTAAGTAATTCTAGGGCTATATGGGTGGTTTCTTTCAAATTTGTTTCCAATATGGCACATGTAACACTCTTTTATAGATACTTTATTATACAATTCAAGAAGTGTTACTTGACGTCCCTTATAAGAAATATTAAAGAGGTATTATTTAATAGGGCTAAGGGTCATTACTAATTAATTTGGCCCAGCCCCAAGCTACTCATCATTCATGCATGTAATTTTCCCATAATAACTGGGAAATTTAATTTGTAATAAAGGGGTttcttgttattatttatttatatattgccTTTTTAATTTAAAAGTGAAAAAGAAATACTTGAAAATATTCAAACATATTTGGTAacgaactttttttttttatatttaatacttcttttaaaataattatgtcAATCAACTTGgtatccattttttttttttgagggatCAACTTGGTATCGATTGAGGGTGACAATAACAACAGAtctaatattaattaaacaatcaTAAATGAGATTGTATGATGTATAAGCCTAATCTCGTGTGGTGGGTATAATGGCTGCAATTAAGCATTATCATCATTGATGGTGACAATTCCAACAATATACtattcttttttcatttttttctttcatttttatttttatttttgggcTCTTGTATAAATGAACTTTAAAAATGTGTACCCAATATCTATGTATAACCACTATCAGGCGATACATATACATTtccctatataaatatatatatatatatatatttatatagttagAAGACCTTTATatatcattatattatattattttatatggaCGTACATGTTTATTACTGTAACCATGAACCATCCATATGTTTATCCATATGTTTTTATATTAAAATGTGTATCGTGTTGATGAGTTAGTAAttacatatatttttaatttaatttctttccatttaacaaaaaaatggctgctgatgacgtggcaatgatTTTTCACACGTGGTCTGCACGTGGCGGAAATGCTGCTCAACTATCGACCAAAGGCACATCACTTTATCaagcttaactattagatacgatcaggctggtcgtataatttgatttatttacttctaagattgtaatcctataataattgtgttaacgcggttcttcggcaacagataattatatgaataaacgggatggattagtgctaaatgatgaaccgtaatatgtaatTAATCTCAAAGGGAGGTTGTAACTCGTttactctttttaggtggttcgaaggttaaaatctctctagtccaccagtcaatattattgatatatctctggtcttccttacagggtgtttctttacaaattagaagccaaccctttgcaatgcACAGGGTCTCCATAGTTAtaaggagaggacacctgggtgttggcaaagggggtcattccgtgaccttcttattcatcatgtcacttctgtgacattcatgattaattcctaaaacctgacaatgaagtgtggtctaatcaataggtaagggggataatgggtcgcatggcccataccagtcgtggggtgcctgaacacgcacgtttatgctgcgtgtccgagaattcaagaatggagtagacacgtgatgtctgatatgcgcacatttatattgcgtggttgactttataaagggtagGAGGTGTCAGCTCTaggtcgtacctcgagcttgatgtagtctcagctcgtggtgtccacactgctgacccgatgcctttgagtattctcactaaacctttggctacctcgagctaaagagataGAGTCTCGTAAccgcagctccgggtaggtggcttccacgtggttgataggattatgcccttttccagctcgctaataacccgtggatatttagggcatacatttgtcccccaagcccctgctcgtggcatatgacgtcacctgtggccacagtgggggcttttaggcttttttgtcgactcttcatgtcctgccCATTGCGCTGGTAtcaaatacgtggagcatcgtggttggtgacggtccgtcttccgagaactgcattaaatggcctagcctatcttcggccgtcgttttgTCTTTCGAGTTGTGATTCTAGTATCCCACATCAAGACGATCAAACGACCCTCATTCTTTGGCCTTTTaggtatatataaggttggccacctttcgcattaGCCacctttttatttgaaattttttctcatcttctttcttctctcttctcagcTTCAAAAACCCTTTTTTTCTTCCGGTCATTGTTCCAGACGTTCCTGAGTTCCAGACACGAGGGTTCTTTCGAGACTCCGGTTCCAAAGATTCCACCAGGATTCCAACTCCTACGCTCTTTTCGGTCTTCACGCAACAACAAACTTCTGTAAGTCCTCTGTCTGCTATATGCTTTAaatgtttccatttttctttgcttaGGTAAACTCCCTTCTTAGCCGcatactgtaggttgtttttcttGGCTGGTAGTTTGTGCGTAggattttatcctaggggtatcgaccgtaggaaagAGAATGCTTAGGAACATGACTCATAGGAAAAAATTATggggtgatttttctgggttatCTTTTTAAATGCATGTTTGGATAGGCGAAGGCAACAAATTTCTGGGGGGCAaaaaccgagtagcttaggggacacgcttcacaggcggttttgcctttcgaaACTTTCCCTCCACGGAAaactttatcctgaccctcctgacacacgaatcccgagcaatcggggacccgttgggagcacaggtgcgtgttcatagaaccgcgtggtctcactcgctgcgggctgagattacctcagcccgtgtaaaggaaaccattcttcgtgctagattctttcttatgcttaggtcgccttttctaaactttcttcatctttgttcgttaggcgaccagatgggacccaggaagaataTGCCCAAGAAGAGTGCCGGCAGCTTGTCATCCCAataggccagcaaggggaaagaggtGGCAACAGACTCCCCAATTCCTCACttcggtcccaccgtggagaaggaggtcgaggtgggacctgacgccttctttgaggccaagaggattgcctcgaaggttacaacccaggggaaagtcaataaaatcatgctttcccacaacatcgagatagGGAAAGGTGCCCTGGTCGTTCGTCCTCCCcttgagggcgagcggagctgcgcaccgctcgatGAGGAGTTTGCGGCCAAGAGcaacgaacacctcaaggctggggcctttctccccctggaccagtactttgcgGATTTCCTAAATTTCGTGAAGTTGGCCCCCTTTCAATTCCCCCTTAACTCTTaccgtctgttagcggggttgaggtacctattcctgaagcaggaatgggaggtccccacatcggcggacatcctctactttttctgcctcaaagccagcccggaacaatgggggcgaggtgacaggttctactacctgacccgttttcccaacttggccgcggtcatcgagctgcccagccaccccaatgacttcaaggatcaattcttcatgtcaacgggGTTCCGCAACTgtgaataccattacttcaatcgtcctcgtaagtcctTCTAACTTTAGCTCGCAAGATCGTCGCTGATTAGTTTACTTCCCTTCGTTATTGACTTGAAAACTATCGTGCAACTATTTTTGCGAGGAAGGCTAAGTCgatgacccttgggggtcagtacgaaaccttggcggggctcctcccaagtgaaaaagactaccaccAGCTCGTGtttgatgagacgatgctggcgtgtaagttaatttctctgggccagactctggccttgaggaggcggCGGACCATCCCCgcagctcgcgagatggcgcccatctcTGAGGAAGAGGCCGCGGAagaggacgaggacgaggacgaggacgaggacgaggtgcccctcgtgagccGGAAGCGAGCTCTTGAGGTAGCCCAGGAGGTCAACGCAGAGCggacccagtccggggcagcagctggcccctctggccaaggtaacccttacttgtttagggacttagacagagctgccgcagacctacgacttgctaggtttaaccccagccaacttgttcaccgccaccaaaacgacccagaccgcaacatcactttactccagtgtgttgaccagctcgtgttgcGTCATGACATGGGCTGCcttaggggtactgtagtagtagataataccctggcctttaggtcggctTTCTTTGAGgtgtacgggaccaaccttaggtcgtggccctcccttctggagggtgtagtagcttcgggtcttaggcagtatgtagaggagttcagtcctgaggcggatccagacccagagcctcctctcattcgtgaagtcattatcttagactcccccgtagaagctccggggtcggaggtcttgacaatagattccttctctagctcggagggtaggacctttttcaatacatactttagattttttgtgttgcaacaaaatatttttacatgcatactgatGATTTGTCTTTGTTTCAGACGAGGAGATGTCGTAGCCCGGGGACAATGTTCTGCAATCtatgttccaggggggaaatccTTCCTCCGGGTCGTCcgggcccttggtgaagaggcttcAGTTGACAAAGAAAACCCCTGAGACTTCTTCCAAGTCACCtgccaaggggaaaaaccagggtcctCCAGACATagagaaggtgcctccaccccctcctgcagtgtagaagatggctccacctcccctgCGACCTCCTGTCCCTAATCGGGAACAGGATGTACCAACCGGGACCTTGTCAACCCCGACTCCCGGCGTGCGCGTCCTGGTCAAccctcaggccttggagaaaatccccgaggtctttagggggacggtttacgaaaccgcgacctacatggtggaccgCTGCTACAACGCTAGctcgagggacttgcgggagatcgagacgaggaacCCCGtgaatgtgatggagtcttcactggggatgaccctcacggtaagtttttTTCACCACTGGTtctttctgtttttttttctaaggcacttgccttattatatTTTTGTCTTGCAGGTGgctttggctctccaccggagcatatctcggttCAGGGCCAGGATCGACGAGAttaggggcgagcatcaggctgtcCAGGCCGCCCTCGCGTCCACTCAATAACAGGAGAAGGATGCCAAAGCTGCCCTGGCGACTGCCCGGGAAAGTGAGAGGGTCGCGCAGGCCGCCTTGGTTGCTGTGCAGGccgagctggaggcatctcggGCCAAGCTACTGGAGGTCGAGGCTGCCAAGGTCGCCCAGGACGCCGCGAAGGTTGAACTTgaagaggccaaggccgcccttgtggtggagagggcagcttccagctcctccatggaggccatgttgtaccattgctgggccttcaaccaggatggcgacttttccttcctggggccggacgtgtgggagtccttcttggagaagttcaaagctcgccttcaacaagaggcgccctctgagaccgaggagacttccactgccaccgagcaggatggcgagggggtgacttcatcggagcggcctggcggggcttaggatttttgcttcttttcttatatttttatttgtaactttacaCTACGAGGTTTTTTATCCTCGAAACAATCTGTATCCCCAGATTTATTTCaatctatttacatatttttgaTTTGACCTTATTGTTACTCCTTTTCAATgcatttggtgagaacttagtttctgttggtttTGTGATTGACGTCTTATGCTTCACTACaacatttttgaccaaatatTACGGCAAAATCTTACATAACTTTAGAAGTGTTATTAATAcatgcaaaaaaaataaaaaatacacggACACAGtataggcgccaaatgaaaagtaacaggcgccaaatg
The genomic region above belongs to Humulus lupulus chromosome 1, drHumLupu1.1, whole genome shotgun sequence and contains:
- the LOC133813315 gene encoding uncharacterized protein LOC133813315 yields the protein MLKGDDNQFLVSWKNVSEVYFSLHVEKVAHWIAIEVSIPTWCINIYDSNHSVLSPTLMEEAIKHWCLLLPSLLWCSGMFNDHEDLQVYPEQNAKPFSYCRIPPEECPQTKTSGDCGMFPIKHIEHLVTRLPLDTVIDENIQHFRTKWCVDLFYQNLSP